The following are from one region of the Cetobacterium somerae ATCC BAA-474 genome:
- a CDS encoding DHA2 family efflux MFS transporter permease subunit, which translates to MNSSIIFATIALAIGSFMNVLDMTIVNVSLSHIAGDFAVAPDQGTWVITSYAVAEAIFLPLIGWLTKRLGIIKQYLGATLLFTLASMLCGISPSYSFLLTMRILQGVVGASMIPLSQTLMLQLYPKEKKGIALGIWSMTIVIAPVVGPVLGGWVTDTASWRWCFYINLPFGIISSLIVYYIFKKDIAKEKTVKEPVDIIGFIFLAIGVGSLQLMLDKGNDLDWFSNNTIIGLSISAFVFLVLLVIWEWHHESPVVNVRLFLNRNFCVGSFSLMFSVLAYFSGVVAIPLWLQNYMGYTAFISGKSTCTLGVAILMVAPILGKKIDHLDSRKVAALGFFLLGISTFLTSNYSPQITPAYVGLTRFFNGFGVGIFFIALNTLTLSNISNENLASASGIYNFMRNIGSSLGTSLVIPAWNHTMAFHHTMMASGITTANPNINSAISTSAQSLALINQQVVVQSSIMGINDVLIGSGVISLLLIPFLFLAKSTKPVT; encoded by the coding sequence ATGAACTCATCAATTATTTTTGCTACAATTGCTCTAGCTATTGGTTCTTTTATGAATGTCCTCGATATGACTATTGTTAATGTTTCTCTAAGTCATATTGCAGGAGATTTTGCTGTAGCTCCTGATCAAGGTACATGGGTTATAACTTCTTACGCTGTAGCTGAAGCTATATTTTTACCTCTTATCGGGTGGTTAACTAAACGTTTAGGAATTATTAAACAATATTTAGGTGCAACACTACTTTTTACTTTAGCTAGTATGCTTTGTGGTATTAGTCCTTCCTATAGTTTTCTTTTAACTATGAGAATTTTACAAGGTGTTGTTGGAGCTAGTATGATTCCATTGTCTCAAACACTTATGTTACAACTATATCCTAAAGAAAAAAAGGGAATAGCTTTAGGAATTTGGTCTATGACCATCGTTATAGCTCCTGTTGTTGGTCCTGTTCTTGGAGGATGGGTTACTGATACTGCTTCTTGGAGATGGTGTTTTTATATAAATCTTCCTTTTGGTATTATATCTAGTTTAATTGTTTATTATATCTTTAAAAAAGATATTGCTAAAGAAAAAACTGTTAAAGAACCTGTTGATATCATTGGATTTATATTTTTGGCCATTGGTGTTGGATCTTTACAACTTATGTTGGATAAAGGAAACGATTTAGATTGGTTTTCTAATAATACTATTATTGGTCTTAGTATATCAGCTTTTGTTTTTTTAGTCCTCTTGGTCATTTGGGAATGGCATCATGAATCTCCTGTGGTTAACGTAAGATTATTTTTAAATAGAAACTTCTGTGTTGGATCTTTCTCTTTGATGTTTTCTGTCCTAGCTTACTTCAGTGGTGTTGTTGCTATACCCCTTTGGTTACAAAACTATATGGGATATACAGCTTTCATTAGTGGAAAGTCCACTTGTACTTTAGGTGTAGCTATTTTAATGGTAGCTCCAATATTAGGTAAAAAAATAGATCATCTAGATTCTAGAAAGGTTGCTGCCCTTGGATTTTTTCTATTAGGTATTTCAACATTTTTAACATCTAATTATTCTCCTCAAATAACTCCAGCTTATGTTGGACTAACTAGATTTTTCAATGGTTTTGGTGTAGGAATTTTCTTCATAGCTTTAAATACACTAACGCTTTCAAACATTAGTAATGAAAATTTAGCTAGCGCATCTGGAATTTATAATTTTATGAGAAATATTGGAAGTAGTTTAGGGACCTCATTAGTTATTCCTGCATGGAATCATACAATGGCTTTTCATCATACCATGATGGCTTCTGGTATAACAACAGCAAACCCTAATATTAATAGTGCTATAAGTACTTCTGCTCAATCACTAGCATTAATAAATCAGCAAGTTGTTGTTCAATCTTCGATTATGGGGATTAATGATGTTTTAATTGGAAGTGGAGTTATATCTCTTTTATTGATACCATTTCTTTTCCTCGCCAAATCAACAAAACCAGTTACATAG
- a CDS encoding XdhC family protein, protein MDKDIIFNISKKLENGMGVALVTLIEIDGSSPGRKGNLMGVFQTGEICGTVGGGNLEFKLIKEALKAIEENKSKSLEFDLIEEAALHMACGGKVKAFIKVFEKKEKLIVIGGGHIGSELYKLGDYLGFEIVMIDDREEFCNSEKYPNAKNIVGNLEEITKNLKLDEYSFVVIVSRGHLGDKVALKGVLGRGAKYIGMIGSRSKVKKTFNELEKEGIPVVELEKVYSPIGLDISSGSPKEIGVSIISEILKIKNNLSGYSLKEKIRYE, encoded by the coding sequence ATGGATAAAGATATTATTTTTAATATATCAAAGAAGCTAGAAAATGGTATGGGAGTAGCCCTTGTAACTTTAATTGAAATTGATGGTTCAAGCCCTGGAAGAAAGGGGAACCTTATGGGAGTTTTTCAAACTGGAGAAATTTGTGGAACAGTAGGAGGCGGAAACTTAGAGTTTAAATTAATTAAAGAGGCATTAAAAGCAATAGAAGAAAATAAGTCTAAAAGTTTAGAGTTCGATCTTATAGAGGAAGCTGCTCTACATATGGCGTGTGGAGGAAAAGTTAAGGCTTTTATAAAAGTCTTCGAAAAAAAAGAAAAATTGATAGTTATTGGTGGAGGTCATATAGGATCTGAATTATATAAATTAGGAGATTACTTAGGATTTGAAATAGTAATGATTGATGATCGAGAAGAATTTTGTAATTCAGAAAAGTATCCAAATGCAAAAAATATAGTTGGAAATCTAGAGGAAATAACGAAAAATTTAAAGCTAGATGAGTATTCTTTTGTGGTTATAGTCTCAAGGGGACATTTAGGAGATAAGGTAGCTTTAAAAGGTGTTTTAGGAAGAGGTGCTAAATATATAGGAATGATTGGGAGTAGAAGTAAAGTGAAAAAAACTTTTAATGAACTTGAAAAAGAGGGAATACCTGTAGTGGAATTAGAAAAAGTTTATTCTCCAATAGGACTTGATATTTCCTCAGGAAGCCCTAAAGAGATTGGAGTTTCTATAATTTCTGAAATTCTGAAAATAAAAAATAATCTTTCAGGATACTCTTTGAAAGAAAAAATAAGATATGAGTAG